Proteins found in one Neurospora crassa OR74A linkage group II, whole genome shotgun sequence genomic segment:
- a CDS encoding MFS sugar transporter produces the protein MASNPTNTAAPTGGLTEKKHDRRSTSSESVSGTGFAEHADRTGTFNQNARLEASKKIANPLAGLSPQRLEAMGEEYAMMAGLTSEEDIRAFRLGARIAGDESNYDLIPELTEREKEVLVRETTHKWSNPPMLYWVVVICSLCAAVQGMDETVVNGAQLFYKDKFGIGTDSQRDTWLLGLVNSAPYLCCALIGCWLTEPMNRIFGRRGTIFVSCIISAVACFHQAFTNTWWHMFIARFYLGLGIGPKSATTPIFAAECSPPKLRGALVMQWQMWTAFGIMVGYIADLAFYFVPDHGIGLGLNWRLMMGSAMIPAVIVVCLAFLCPESPRWYLSKGRHQDAFGALCRLRFEKVQAARDLFYTHTLLEAEKQAMSGVKKGNRFKELFTVRRNRNAVIASSGLMFMQQFCGVNIIAYYSSAVFRDAGFSDVSALAASLGFGVVNWLFAIPAMYTIDTFGRRNLLLTTFPLMSLFLFFTGFSFWIPEDSKAHIGCIALGIYLFGMVYSPGEGPVPFTYSAEAYPLYIRPIGMSLATATTWFFNFILSITWPRMVTAFKPQGAFGWYAGWNIIGFLFTLFLVPETKGKTLEELDHVFDVPLKKLVRYGADQSLWFFHRGKNGNGMRPTAPSAEMYHGDAERMNEVVSGQQLGEGEREKRWNKEQEREGGIMGRGDAAGKV, from the exons ATGGCGTCGAACCCAACGAACACCGCGGCCCCTACGGGTGGCCTTACCGAGAAGAAGCATGACCGCCGTTCAACATCGTCCGAATCCGTCTCGGGAACCGGGTTTGCGGAACATGCAGACCGCACCGGCACTTTTAACCAGAACGCTCGACTAGAGGCTTCAAAAAAGATAGCGAATCCTTTGGCCGGTCTAAGCCCTCAGCGTCTCGAGGCCATGGGAGAAGAATATGCAATGATGGCCGGTCTCACCAGCGAGGAGGACATCAGGGCCTTTCGACTCGGAGCCAGAATCGCCGGCGATGAGAGCAACTACGACCTCATCCCGGAGCTTACTGAACGGGAGAAAGAGGTGTTGGTGCGCGAAACAACTCACAAGTGGTCTAACCCACCCATGCTTTACTGGGTTGTTGTCA TTTGCTCTCTATGCGCCGCCGTCCAAGGAATGGACGAGACGGTCGTCAACGGCGCCCAGCTCTTCTACAAGGACAAGTTTGGCATTGGTACCGATAGCCAGAGAGACACCTGGCTTCTGGGTCTCGTCAACTCAGCGCCCTACCTTTGCTGTGCCTTGATCGGCTGCTGGCTCACTGAACCGATGAACAGAATCTTTGGCAGACGAGGCACCATCTTTGTTTCTTGCATCATCTCAGCCGTAGCCTGCTTCCACCAGGCCTTTACCAACACGTGGTGGCACATGTTCATCGCCCGTTTCTACCTCGGCCTTGGCATCGGTCCCAAGTCAGCCACCACCCCCATCTTCGCCGCCGAATGCTCCCCTCCCAAGCTCCGCGGTGCGCTGGTCATGCAATGGCAGATGTGGACCGCCTTCGGTATCATGGTCGGCTACATTGCCGATCTCGCTTTCTACTTCGTTCCCGATCACGGCATCGGCCTGGGTCTGAACTGGCGTCTGATGATGGGCTCCGCCATGATCCccgccgtcatcgtcgtctgcCTCGCCTTCCTCTGCCCGGAGTCGCCCCGTTGGTATCTCAGCAAGGGCCGACACCAAGACGCCTTCGGGGCGCTCTGCCGCCTGCGTTTCGAAAAGGTCCAAGCCGCCCGCGACCTCTTCTACACCCACACCCTCCTCGAAGCCGAGAAGCAAGCCATGTCGGGCGTCAAGAAGGGTAACCGCTTTAAGGAGCTCTTCACCGTGCGTCGTAACCGCAACGCGGTCATTGCCTCGTCGGGACTCATGTTCATGCAGCAGTTCTGCGGCGTCAACATCATCGCCTACTACTCCTCGGCAGTCTTCCGAGACGCCGGCTTCAGCGACGTCTCAGCACTGGCCGCCTCGCTCGGGTTTGGCGTCGTCAACTGGCTGTTTGCCATCCCGGCCATGTACACCATCGACACTTTCGGCCGGCGCAACCTGCTGCTGACCACCTTCCCGCTCAtgtccctcttcctcttctttaccGGCTTCAGCTTTTGGATCCCCGAGGACTCCAAAGCCCACATCGGCTGCATCGCGCTAGGCATTTACTTGTTCGGCATGGTCTACTCCCCCGGTGAAGGGCCGGTGCCGTTTACTTACTCGGCCGAAGCCTACCCGCTGTACATCCGGCCAATCGGCATGTCCCTCGCCACGGCGACTACCTGGTTCTTCAATTTCATTCTTTCCATCACCTGGCCTAGGATGGTCACGGCCTTCAAGCCGCAGGGCGCGTTTGGCTGGTATGCAGGGTGGAATATCATTGGGTTTCTCTTTACCCTGTTCTTGGTCCCCGAGACCAAGGGCAAGACGCTGGAGGAGCTCGATCACGTGTTTGACGTGCCGTTGAAGAAGTTGGTCAGGTATGGGGCAGATCAGAGCTTGTGGTTCTTCCATAGGGGAaagaatggaaatggaatgAGGCCGACGGCGCCTAGTGCGGAGATGTATCATGGGGATGCGGAGCGGATGAACGAGGTGGTTAGCGGGCAGCAGCTTGGGGAGGgtgagagggagaagaggtggAACAAGGAACaagagagggaaggggggattATGGGACGAGGGGATGCTGCTGGGAAGGTGTAG